A section of the Mesorhizobium loti genome encodes:
- a CDS encoding acetate/propionate family kinase, translating into MTDAILVLNGGSSSLKFAVFERRDELPLLLRGNVSSIGQQPRLRVDAAAGRSKIDKSLGEAPIDISTAFAAVASVLVDNDLPRRIDRVGHRIVHGGRDFTEATLLDERTIKALRLLEPLAPIHQRINLDIVALAAELLPRALQIGCFDTAFHSTRPELAKIYGLPRALTDAGIVSYGFHGLSYSHIAAKLRDRYGARAGGRAIVAHLGSGASLCAMDAGRSIATTMGFSTLDGLVMSTRCGALDPGVILHLLQERRLSQDELATLLYEQSGLLGVSGISGDMRTLIDSDDSAAAEAVDLFLYRIGREIGSLAAAMGGLDTLVLTAGIGENAPLVRERICLAAAWLGVGLDEKRNREGEEVVSNATSRVDVLVIPADEESAVAAEMLVLRSAEPTAARKGPRQLSG; encoded by the coding sequence ATGACCGATGCGATCCTTGTCCTGAACGGCGGGTCTTCGAGCCTCAAGTTCGCCGTCTTCGAGCGACGCGACGAGCTCCCGCTGCTGCTGCGCGGCAATGTCTCCTCTATCGGTCAACAACCGCGGCTGCGTGTCGATGCCGCGGCCGGCAGGTCCAAGATCGACAAGAGCTTGGGCGAAGCACCGATCGATATTAGCACGGCGTTCGCGGCGGTTGCATCCGTGCTCGTCGACAACGATCTCCCGCGCCGCATCGACAGGGTAGGGCACAGGATCGTTCATGGCGGTCGTGATTTCACCGAAGCGACGCTGCTCGACGAACGCACGATCAAGGCATTGCGCTTGCTCGAGCCGCTGGCGCCCATCCACCAGCGGATCAATCTCGACATTGTCGCGCTGGCTGCTGAGCTCTTGCCGCGGGCCCTCCAGATCGGGTGCTTTGACACAGCGTTTCATTCGACCAGGCCGGAGCTTGCCAAAATCTACGGGCTGCCGCGCGCCCTGACTGACGCGGGCATCGTTTCCTACGGCTTTCATGGGCTGTCCTACAGCCACATCGCTGCGAAGCTGCGTGACCGCTACGGCGCGCGCGCCGGCGGTCGGGCGATCGTCGCCCATCTCGGTAGCGGCGCCAGCCTGTGCGCCATGGACGCCGGACGAAGCATCGCCACGACGATGGGGTTTTCGACCCTGGACGGCCTGGTAATGAGCACACGTTGCGGCGCGCTCGACCCAGGGGTCATCCTTCACTTGCTGCAGGAGCGGAGGTTGTCTCAGGACGAACTGGCCACGCTTCTCTACGAGCAATCAGGCCTGCTCGGAGTGTCTGGAATATCGGGTGATATGCGGACGCTGATCGACTCGGACGATTCCGCCGCCGCCGAGGCCGTCGATCTCTTCCTTTATCGGATCGGACGCGAGATAGGATCGCTGGCCGCTGCGATGGGAGGACTGGACACGCTGGTGCTGACGGCCGGCATTGGCGAAAACGCGCCGTTGGTCCGCGAAAGGATTTGCCTTGCCGCAGCCTGGCTTGGAGTCGGTCTCGACGAGAAACGAAACCGAGAGGGCGAGGAAGTGGTCAGCAACGCGACTTCCCGCGTCGATGTCCTTGTCATTCCAGCGGATGAAGAAAGCGCCGTGGCCGCGGAGATGCTCGTCCTTCGATCTGCCGAGCCCACAGCGGCTCGGAAGGGGCCAAGGCAGCTAAGCGGCTGA
- a CDS encoding GNAT family N-acetyltransferase, translated as MSTNSAITTRTGFRFEVRLARPEDEPTLAEFFTHVTPEDLRFRFLGGMKEVSHERLVAMTRSDDAHIHNFLAFSTDGMLIAVATLASDRADRTGEVAICIRADRKHLGVGWELLAYIAKYAEDLGLEAIESIESRENRAAIEVERDMGFTVTTDPDDATLVLVRRELGARSAA; from the coding sequence ATGTCCACGAACAGCGCAATTACCACACGTACTGGATTTCGTTTCGAAGTCCGCCTTGCTCGGCCCGAGGACGAGCCAACCCTGGCGGAGTTCTTCACCCATGTGACTCCGGAAGACCTGCGCTTCCGCTTCCTCGGCGGCATGAAGGAAGTTTCGCATGAACGGCTGGTGGCGATGACGCGTTCAGACGACGCGCATATCCATAATTTTCTGGCCTTCTCGACCGACGGGATGCTGATCGCCGTTGCGACGCTGGCAAGCGATCGAGCCGACCGAACCGGTGAGGTCGCGATCTGCATCCGCGCGGATCGCAAGCATCTGGGCGTTGGCTGGGAGTTACTCGCCTATATTGCGAAATATGCCGAAGACCTCGGCCTCGAAGCCATCGAGTCGATCGAGAGCCGTGAGAACCGCGCCGCGATCGAGGTCGAGCGCGACATGGGTTTCACCGTCACGACCGATCCCGACGATGCGACGCTGGTCCTGGTTAGGCGGGAGCTGGGGGCGCGATCAGCCGCTTAG
- a CDS encoding helix-turn-helix domain-containing protein translates to MHAYTVSRISLQSHSVQPSLPDAFDPAPLQPVSFFPAGAEIYAQGGKASAFYQVEFGAVRIYRLLADGRRQISAFHLAGETFGFEADSTHHFFAEAINATGVRVFRLAAGADMSRQLLPLALKGLTRAQEHLLVLGRQNAIERVAAFLVDMAERQGGLRQVELPMSRMDIGDYLGLTIETVSRVFTRLKDKGVIRLLNLRSIEIVKHDALHCMSE, encoded by the coding sequence ATGCACGCTTACACCGTCTCCAGAATTTCACTGCAGTCGCATTCTGTTCAACCAAGCCTGCCGGACGCATTCGACCCGGCGCCGCTGCAGCCGGTGAGCTTTTTCCCCGCCGGCGCGGAAATCTATGCCCAGGGCGGGAAGGCCAGTGCTTTCTATCAGGTCGAGTTCGGCGCCGTGCGCATCTACCGCCTGCTTGCCGACGGTCGCCGGCAGATCAGCGCCTTTCACCTCGCCGGCGAGACTTTCGGCTTCGAAGCCGACTCGACGCATCATTTCTTCGCCGAGGCGATCAACGCCACCGGCGTCCGCGTCTTCCGCCTGGCTGCCGGGGCGGACATGTCCCGGCAGTTGCTGCCGTTGGCGCTCAAGGGTCTGACGCGCGCACAGGAGCACCTCCTGGTCCTTGGAAGACAGAACGCCATCGAACGTGTCGCCGCCTTCCTGGTCGACATGGCGGAGCGGCAGGGCGGATTGCGGCAGGTCGAGCTGCCAATGTCGCGCATGGACATCGGCGACTATCTCGGCCTGACCATCGAGACCGTGTCGCGGGTCTTCACCCGGCTGAAGGACAAGGGCGTCATCCGCCTTCTCAACCTGCGCAGCATCGAAATCGTCAAGCACGACGCGCTCCATTGCATGAGCGAATGA
- a CDS encoding cytochrome b/b6 domain-containing protein, with translation MVRVWDRVVRSFHWALVLSFVTAWLTSHSSEGIHHWAGYTAAALVAMRLLWGFLGTPYARFSQFVRDPATVLRYLYAILSGREARYIGHNPAGGAMVVVLIAAMGSTALTGWLMTTDAYFGVSWVETAHSLSAHGLLVLVLFHIGGVALASLRHRENLVRAMITGRKRKAEPVDIA, from the coding sequence ATGGTGCGCGTCTGGGACCGGGTCGTGCGGAGTTTCCACTGGGCGCTTGTGCTCAGCTTCGTCACGGCCTGGCTCACCTCCCATTCCTCCGAGGGCATTCACCATTGGGCCGGCTACACCGCTGCCGCGCTGGTCGCAATGCGGCTCTTATGGGGCTTTCTGGGCACGCCCTATGCGCGGTTCTCTCAATTCGTGCGCGACCCGGCGACGGTGCTGCGCTATCTCTATGCAATACTGAGCGGTCGCGAAGCCCGCTACATCGGCCACAACCCGGCCGGCGGTGCAATGGTTGTCGTGCTGATCGCGGCGATGGGGTCAACCGCACTGACCGGTTGGCTGATGACGACGGACGCCTATTTCGGCGTCTCGTGGGTCGAAACGGCGCACAGCCTGAGCGCGCACGGCCTACTTGTGCTGGTCCTTTTTCATATAGGCGGCGTCGCGCTGGCAAGCCTTCGTCATCGCGAAAACCTGGTACGGGCCATGATCACGGGGCGAAAACGCAAAGCCGAGCCGGTGGACATCGCCTGA
- a CDS encoding PepSY domain-containing protein, which translates to MYRTLVLAALAGMIAGPALAASGSCSTAPKSQFKPKATLEAQLTGEGLTVRQIKVEKGCYEVYAVDKAGKKVNLAYNAETLEKLDNAEAGEN; encoded by the coding sequence ATGTATCGCACACTCGTCCTCGCCGCTCTCGCTGGCATGATCGCGGGACCGGCGCTCGCCGCCAGCGGCAGCTGCAGCACCGCCCCGAAATCACAATTCAAGCCCAAGGCAACGCTCGAGGCGCAATTGACCGGCGAAGGCCTCACCGTCCGCCAGATCAAGGTCGAGAAGGGTTGTTACGAGGTCTACGCGGTCGACAAGGCCGGCAAGAAAGTGAATCTGGCTTACAATGCCGAGACCCTTGAAAAGCTCGACAATGCCGAAGCCGGCGAAAACTGA
- a CDS encoding cupredoxin domain-containing protein, whose amino-acid sequence METISRRVALGLVAATLMAGSAGAAQAAELVQVSLWDKGASTEMPMGLAYAMPGLDLSKATMGIKASPGAVKAGKVTFNVKNDSKDTVHEMIVMYLADPRKPLPYVEAENRVDEDKAGDKGEVSELDPGKSGTLTVELKAGKYLLICNVPGHFGAGMWTEFTVDP is encoded by the coding sequence ATGGAAACCATATCGAGGAGAGTGGCGCTTGGGCTTGTGGCCGCAACGCTGATGGCGGGCAGTGCTGGCGCTGCCCAGGCTGCCGAACTTGTTCAGGTTTCGCTGTGGGACAAGGGCGCGAGTACGGAGATGCCGATGGGTCTTGCTTATGCAATGCCAGGACTCGATCTCTCCAAGGCCACCATGGGCATCAAGGCTTCCCCCGGAGCGGTGAAGGCCGGGAAGGTCACATTCAATGTGAAGAATGACTCCAAGGACACCGTTCACGAAATGATCGTGATGTACCTTGCCGATCCCCGCAAGCCACTTCCTTACGTTGAGGCCGAGAACCGGGTCGACGAAGACAAGGCCGGCGACAAGGGCGAAGTTTCCGAGCTTGATCCCGGTAAATCGGGCACGTTGACTGTCGAACTGAAGGCCGGAAAATACCTGCTCATCTGTAACGTGCCAGGTCACTTTGGAGCCGGCATGTGGACCGAGTTCACCGTCGATCCATAA
- a CDS encoding zinc-dependent alcohol dehydrogenase family protein, which yields MRAMVLESIGTRLRLVDRSDPLPGVGEIRLKVEACAVCRTDLHVIDGDLRHPKLPLTPGHEIVGMVDSVGKGVARSRIGRRVGVPWLGHTCGHCPYCIADSENLCDQPDFTGYTRDGGFASLVIADAQFAFDLDQDADPVSLAPLLCAGLIGWRCLKKAGDGKRLGIYGFGAAAHIVAQIAIWQGREIFAVTRPGDEQAQDFARSLGASWAGGSDQPPPRQLDAAIIFAPVGDLVPIALGAVRKGGRVVCGGIHMSDVPAMAYELLWGERELVSVANLTRRDAEEFFPIAKRAQVRTHTKVYPLEQANQALDDLRQGRLNGAAVLVP from the coding sequence ATGAGAGCAATGGTGCTCGAAAGCATAGGCACTCGCTTGAGACTGGTCGACAGATCCGACCCCTTACCGGGGGTGGGCGAGATCAGGTTGAAGGTCGAGGCATGCGCTGTCTGTCGAACCGATCTGCATGTCATTGATGGCGATCTGCGTCATCCAAAACTGCCGCTGACTCCCGGTCACGAAATCGTCGGCATGGTCGATTCCGTGGGCAAGGGCGTGGCGCGTTCAAGGATCGGGCGCAGGGTTGGCGTCCCTTGGCTTGGACACACCTGCGGACATTGTCCCTACTGCATCGCTGACAGTGAAAATCTTTGCGATCAGCCAGATTTCACCGGCTACACACGCGATGGCGGCTTTGCCAGCCTTGTCATTGCCGACGCGCAATTCGCCTTCGATCTGGACCAGGATGCCGATCCCGTATCGCTGGCGCCGTTGCTCTGCGCCGGCCTGATCGGCTGGAGATGCCTGAAGAAAGCCGGTGACGGCAAGCGGCTCGGGATCTACGGCTTCGGCGCCGCCGCGCATATCGTCGCCCAGATCGCGATCTGGCAAGGCCGTGAGATTTTCGCTGTCACCCGGCCCGGTGATGAGCAAGCACAGGATTTCGCGCGCTCGCTTGGAGCGAGTTGGGCGGGCGGTTCGGATCAACCTCCGCCCAGGCAGCTCGATGCCGCGATCATCTTCGCTCCTGTGGGCGACCTGGTGCCGATCGCGCTTGGTGCCGTCCGCAAGGGCGGCCGGGTGGTTTGTGGCGGCATCCACATGAGCGACGTTCCGGCGATGGCCTACGAATTGCTCTGGGGAGAGCGTGAACTGGTGTCGGTTGCAAACCTGACGCGCCGCGACGCCGAAGAGTTCTTTCCCATTGCCAAGCGCGCGCAGGTACGCACCCACACCAAGGTCTACCCGCTGGAACAGGCCAATCAGGCATTGGACGATCTGAGGCAAGGCAGATTGAACGGCGCCGCCGTCCTGGTGCCGTGA
- a CDS encoding NAD(P)H-dependent oxidoreductase, whose translation MSRRILIVVGHPDPSPDRLCRGLARAYGEGAEKAGHAVRRVDLAAIDFPMLRTMQEFEHGSIPYELKDAAEAIVWAEHIVFVFPLWLGTMPAMLKAFLEQVMRPGTAFAYPDKGGGFTKTLLRGRTARVVVTMGMPSALYRLWFLGHGIAGMKRSILHLVGISPVRETLFGMVAGASDATRAKWISQIRDLGERAR comes from the coding sequence GTGTCGCGACGCATCTTGATTGTGGTCGGCCATCCCGACCCATCCCCGGACCGGCTCTGCCGCGGTCTCGCCAGGGCCTATGGCGAGGGCGCGGAGAAGGCGGGGCACGCCGTCCGCCGGGTCGATCTGGCGGCGATCGATTTTCCAATGCTGCGAACAATGCAGGAGTTCGAGCACGGTTCGATTCCCTACGAGTTGAAGGACGCAGCCGAAGCGATTGTCTGGGCGGAGCACATTGTCTTTGTTTTTCCGCTGTGGCTTGGGACTATGCCGGCCATGCTCAAGGCATTTCTGGAACAGGTCATGCGGCCGGGAACCGCTTTTGCCTATCCGGACAAGGGCGGCGGCTTCACCAAGACATTGCTTCGCGGCCGCACCGCGCGCGTTGTGGTGACGATGGGCATGCCTTCCGCTCTTTACCGGCTATGGTTTCTTGGACACGGCATCGCCGGCATGAAGCGGAGCATCCTGCATCTTGTCGGCATCAGTCCGGTGCGTGAGACCTTGTTCGGCATGGTCGCCGGCGCCAGCGATGCGACCAGGGCGAAGTGGATCAGCCAGATCCGAGATCTCGGCGAGCGAGCCAGATAA
- a CDS encoding MgtC/SapB family protein has protein sequence MDPLITRLGLALAIGLLVGLERGWQERDAPDRSRTAGIRTFGISGLLGGVLAALANALGSVSVLVGGFIAFAAILAWYKAREAAHDEDFSVTSVIAGLGVFALGALSVAGDYRAAAAGGAALAAILASREVLHGLLKRLTWVELRSALILAVMTAIVLPLLPNRTMDPWGGFNPWEIWFLTVLMASISFAGYVAVRILGNTRGLLVSSLTGAIVSSTAVTLALARNAASASNPLPLAGAASLAAVVSVLRVCAVVLIVEPSVLASVVIPAIAAALAFAVCGALLLFRDSGNGEGSATARNPFELGPLLLFALLFAVVATASAGLAAQFGGRGLLASSALAGAFDVDVSVLGALRLVKHSVSVETVGQAVLAALAANAIGRLSLAVFAGPVRFWLPLAVTTLIAAAMGICALLLPGPG, from the coding sequence ATGGATCCGCTCATCACCCGGCTTGGACTGGCCCTCGCAATAGGTCTTCTTGTCGGCTTGGAGCGTGGTTGGCAGGAGCGGGATGCCCCCGATCGCAGTCGCACAGCTGGCATCCGGACATTCGGCATATCCGGCCTGCTTGGTGGCGTGCTCGCGGCGCTGGCGAATGCACTAGGCTCCGTATCAGTGCTGGTCGGCGGCTTCATCGCCTTTGCGGCAATCCTTGCCTGGTACAAGGCGCGCGAGGCTGCCCATGACGAGGATTTCAGTGTCACCAGCGTGATCGCGGGCCTGGGCGTTTTTGCCCTTGGCGCGCTTTCCGTCGCCGGCGATTATCGTGCCGCCGCCGCCGGAGGGGCGGCGCTGGCGGCAATCCTGGCCAGCCGCGAGGTCCTGCACGGTCTTTTGAAGCGACTGACCTGGGTCGAACTCCGGTCGGCGCTGATCCTTGCGGTGATGACGGCGATCGTCTTGCCCTTGCTGCCAAACCGGACAATGGACCCGTGGGGCGGTTTCAATCCTTGGGAAATCTGGTTCCTGACGGTGCTGATGGCCTCGATTTCGTTCGCCGGCTACGTGGCTGTTCGCATTCTGGGAAATACGCGAGGGCTGCTGGTCAGTTCGCTGACCGGTGCAATCGTCTCTTCCACAGCGGTGACCTTGGCGCTTGCCCGCAATGCCGCGTCGGCAAGCAATCCGCTGCCGCTCGCCGGGGCGGCATCCCTGGCCGCAGTGGTTTCGGTGCTCCGCGTCTGCGCCGTGGTTCTGATCGTCGAGCCAAGCGTGCTCGCGTCGGTCGTCATTCCGGCTATCGCCGCGGCGCTTGCCTTCGCCGTCTGCGGCGCATTGCTGCTGTTTCGTGACAGCGGGAACGGTGAAGGCAGCGCGACCGCGCGCAATCCATTCGAACTGGGCCCGTTGCTGCTCTTCGCCTTGCTCTTTGCCGTCGTCGCGACCGCAAGTGCGGGGCTGGCCGCTCAATTCGGTGGGCGCGGTCTGCTGGCGAGTTCGGCGCTGGCCGGCGCATTCGATGTCGATGTCTCGGTGCTTGGCGCGCTGCGCCTGGTCAAGCATTCCGTGTCGGTCGAGACCGTGGGCCAGGCCGTGCTCGCGGCGCTGGCAGCAAACGCGATCGGTCGCCTGTCGCTCGCGGTATTTGCTGGTCCGGTCAGGTTCTGGTTGCCACTGGCCGTCACAACACTGATCGCCGCGGCCATGGGCATCTGCGCCCTGCTGTTGCCCGGTCCTGGATAG
- the trxC gene encoding thioredoxin TrxC: MTQQDMVVCGKCGGVNRLPPACNAIEAKCGKCGTRLFSGHPEDVDAAGFDRQIARTSLPVVVDIWAPWCGPCKMMAPAYEAAASELEPHVRLIKLNSDNAQAVAARLGIRGIPTMILFHGGREVARTSGAMTAGQIVRWVRDRLPTVAA; this comes from the coding sequence ATGACACAGCAAGATATGGTGGTTTGCGGCAAATGTGGTGGGGTCAACCGCCTGCCGCCCGCCTGCAATGCCATTGAGGCAAAATGCGGAAAGTGCGGGACCAGGCTGTTTTCGGGGCATCCCGAAGATGTCGACGCCGCTGGTTTCGATCGTCAGATCGCACGCACCAGCCTGCCCGTTGTTGTCGACATCTGGGCACCTTGGTGCGGCCCCTGCAAGATGATGGCGCCGGCCTATGAAGCGGCGGCAAGTGAACTGGAACCGCATGTTCGCCTGATCAAACTCAACTCCGACAATGCGCAGGCCGTCGCGGCCAGGCTCGGCATCCGTGGCATCCCGACCATGATCCTGTTCCATGGCGGGCGCGAAGTCGCGCGCACATCCGGCGCAATGACGGCAGGCCAGATTGTCAGGTGGGTTCGTGACCGTCTACCAACGGTCGCCGCCTGA
- a CDS encoding heavy metal translocating P-type ATPase, whose amino-acid sequence MNESTLRRALLVIAILGLAIGIGAWRTGFGPLDANTIWTVATLPVVAALAISILRDFWIGRFGVDAIALVSMSAALLLGEPLAAVVVAIMYAGGTVLEDFARGRAERNLKALTDRSPRVAHRTSTLGTETISVEDVAVGDELLVRAGELLPVDGILLDASAALDESAVSGEPLPERRSAGDMLRSGTVNAGETFNMRASALAEQSTYAAIVRMVAAAQTAKSPFIRMADRFALFLLPVTLLVSGAAWYVSGDPIRALAVLVVATPCPLILAAPVAFIGGVSRAARAGILMKGSTALEALAQVRTAIFDKTGTLTIGGAELIEIEAAPGRDANHLLRLLASLEQASHHVLADSIIRAARGRQLVLSHPRDVHEHRGAGLKGRVDDMAIVAGSRALVLADKPLPGWAESGEEKYRDEPVLRVFVALGGRLAGVFTFGDALRLDAHDTLGRLRSAGITRMVMLTGDDGAAAKRTSALLDLDALVADATPAEKVATVTAEKASAPTMMVGDGINDAPALAAATVGVAMGARGATASSEAADVIVLTDRLQPVADAVRIARRTRSIALQSIIAGLALSGLAMIAAAMGQITPVAGALLQEGIDVAVILNALRTLGDGHLWRA is encoded by the coding sequence ATGAACGAGTCCACCTTGCGACGCGCATTGCTGGTCATTGCCATCCTGGGTCTCGCCATTGGAATCGGAGCGTGGCGAACCGGGTTCGGCCCTCTTGACGCCAACACGATCTGGACGGTGGCGACCTTGCCCGTGGTGGCGGCTCTCGCCATCTCTATCCTCCGTGATTTCTGGATCGGCCGCTTTGGCGTCGATGCGATTGCGCTGGTGTCGATGTCCGCTGCGCTCTTGCTCGGCGAGCCTCTGGCGGCAGTGGTGGTCGCGATCATGTATGCAGGCGGCACCGTGCTTGAGGATTTCGCTCGTGGCCGCGCGGAACGGAACCTCAAGGCATTGACGGACCGATCGCCGCGTGTCGCCCACCGAACATCAACACTGGGGACAGAGACAATCTCCGTCGAAGACGTGGCTGTCGGTGACGAGCTTCTGGTCCGGGCGGGCGAGCTACTCCCAGTCGATGGCATCCTGCTCGATGCTTCGGCCGCTCTCGACGAGTCGGCGGTTAGCGGAGAACCGCTGCCGGAACGGCGGAGCGCAGGGGATATGCTGCGCAGCGGCACCGTCAACGCCGGCGAGACCTTCAACATGCGGGCTTCCGCCCTCGCGGAACAAAGCACTTATGCCGCGATCGTGCGCATGGTCGCTGCAGCGCAGACCGCTAAATCCCCGTTCATTCGCATGGCCGACCGCTTTGCCCTGTTCCTTCTGCCGGTCACATTGCTGGTTTCCGGTGCCGCCTGGTATGTTTCCGGCGACCCAATCAGAGCGCTTGCGGTGCTGGTCGTCGCAACGCCCTGCCCGCTCATCCTCGCCGCGCCCGTTGCCTTCATCGGTGGCGTATCGCGCGCCGCGCGTGCCGGCATCCTGATGAAAGGCAGCACGGCGCTGGAGGCGCTTGCGCAAGTCCGAACCGCGATCTTCGACAAGACCGGAACCTTGACCATCGGCGGCGCCGAACTCATCGAAATCGAAGCTGCGCCCGGCCGTGACGCGAACCATTTGCTGCGGCTCTTGGCATCCCTGGAACAGGCATCGCACCACGTGCTCGCCGACTCGATCATCCGGGCGGCGCGCGGCAGGCAGTTGGTGCTTTCGCATCCGCGTGATGTCCACGAGCATCGCGGTGCCGGCCTGAAGGGCCGGGTCGACGACATGGCGATCGTGGCGGGATCGCGGGCGCTCGTGCTCGCCGACAAGCCGTTGCCCGGCTGGGCGGAAAGCGGCGAAGAAAAATACCGGGATGAGCCCGTACTCAGGGTTTTTGTGGCACTCGGCGGACGGCTTGCCGGTGTGTTCACGTTCGGCGACGCCCTGCGTCTTGATGCGCACGATACACTCGGCAGACTGCGCTCTGCCGGCATAACGCGCATGGTCATGCTCACGGGCGACGACGGCGCCGCGGCCAAGCGCACCTCCGCCTTGCTCGACCTCGACGCCCTGGTCGCCGATGCGACCCCTGCCGAAAAAGTCGCGACGGTCACAGCCGAGAAAGCCTCGGCACCGACGATGATGGTCGGCGACGGCATCAACGATGCCCCCGCGCTTGCGGCGGCAACGGTCGGCGTAGCGATGGGCGCACGAGGTGCGACCGCCTCCTCCGAGGCGGCGGACGTCATTGTCCTGACCGACAGGCTGCAGCCCGTCGCCGATGCGGTCCGGATTGCACGGCGTACGCGATCGATCGCCTTGCAAAGCATCATCGCTGGGCTGGCGCTGTCCGGGCTGGCAATGATCGCGGCGGCCATGGGGCAGATCACCCCGGTTGCCGGAGCGCTGCTTCAGGAAGGGATCGACGTGGCGGTTATCCTGAACGCGTTGCGCACCCTTGGCGACGGGCATCTGTGGCGCGCATAG